A stretch of Faecalibacterium duncaniae DNA encodes these proteins:
- a CDS encoding sugar phosphate isomerase/epimerase family protein: MKDIYISGFADEISSSFDEQLKTVRELGMQYISLRSADKKGIADFTVEEVKTDLLPRLQAAGVGVSSLGSPIGKVKIDDEEGFEKQCAQLETLCEIAKVLNCKYIRMFSFFMPEGKDPADYRDAVIEKLRKFIAIAEKHDVILMHENEKDIYGDVLSRCVDLMQTLNSAHFKSAFDFANFVQCGEDTAKCWDALRPYIVYIHIKDAVSTDKENVLCGTGEGKIPELLHKAIVEEGYTGFLTLEPHLVLFDSLQSLETTDAKNIIRENKYKNGAEGYAAQYHALCDILAKF; the protein is encoded by the coding sequence ATGAAGGATATTTATATTTCCGGCTTTGCCGATGAGATCAGCTCTTCTTTTGATGAGCAGCTCAAGACAGTCCGTGAGCTTGGAATGCAGTACATCAGCCTGCGCAGTGCAGATAAAAAGGGAATCGCTGACTTTACCGTTGAGGAAGTCAAGACCGATCTGCTGCCCCGCCTGCAGGCCGCTGGTGTTGGCGTTTCCAGCCTGGGCAGTCCCATTGGCAAGGTCAAGATCGACGATGAAGAGGGCTTTGAAAAGCAGTGTGCTCAGCTGGAAACGCTGTGCGAGATCGCTAAGGTCCTGAATTGCAAGTACATCCGCATGTTCAGCTTCTTTATGCCGGAAGGCAAGGATCCTGCCGACTATCGTGACGCTGTCATCGAGAAGCTGCGCAAGTTCATTGCCATTGCTGAAAAGCACGACGTGATCCTGATGCACGAAAACGAGAAGGATATCTATGGTGATGTTCTTTCCCGCTGTGTTGACCTGATGCAGACGCTGAACAGCGCGCACTTCAAGTCCGCATTCGACTTTGCAAACTTTGTACAGTGCGGCGAGGATACCGCCAAATGCTGGGATGCTCTCCGCCCGTACATTGTATATATCCACATCAAGGATGCCGTTTCTACCGACAAGGAGAATGTGCTCTGCGGTACCGGCGAGGGAAAGATCCCCGAGCTGCTGCACAAGGCCATCGTGGAAGAGGGCTATACCGGCTTCCTGACCCTTGAGCCGCATCTGGTGCTGTTTGACAGCCTGCAGAGCCTTGAGACCACGGATGCAAAGAACATCATCCGTGAGAACAAGTATAAAAACGGTGCTGAAGGTTACGCCGCACAGTATCACGCACTGTGCGATATTCTGGCAAAATTCTAA
- a CDS encoding Gfo/Idh/MocA family protein — MEKTEGKIRYGLIGIGAQGGSYARFLTNAPAPFPGMVCAPCPDNCALGALCDIDPEKEKMCKEQYPDVPFFKDWKDMIASGTVDAIITTVPHYLHHEISIYAMEHGMNVLCEKPAGVRSKDVQKMIACAKAHPEVSFGIMFNQRTNKLYQKIKEIVASGELGEIRRSQWMINSWWRPDSYYQQSAWRATWGGEGGGVLVNQAPHQLDLWQWICGIPVKVFSKNINGCHRNIGVENDVTMLVEFANGATGTFTTCTHDAIGTDRLEIDLDGGKIVVDNSKTAHVYHYIDKEGNPCTEDYLNEHMNMMEVAMLTSGNGAGSKLYTEETFENNDGWGFQHTTVMQNFAAHILTGSPLLAPGEDGINGVNLANSSQLSAWTGREVSNPCDPEEYAAELNKLIEAEGKFPVRE; from the coding sequence ATGGAAAAGACTGAAGGAAAGATTCGTTATGGCCTGATCGGTATCGGTGCTCAGGGCGGCAGCTACGCTCGCTTCCTGACCAACGCTCCCGCTCCGTTCCCCGGCATGGTCTGCGCACCGTGCCCCGACAACTGCGCACTGGGCGCTCTGTGTGATATCGACCCCGAGAAGGAGAAGATGTGCAAGGAGCAGTACCCCGATGTGCCCTTCTTCAAGGATTGGAAGGATATGATCGCCAGCGGCACGGTTGATGCCATCATCACCACCGTTCCTCACTATCTGCACCACGAGATCTCCATCTACGCTATGGAGCATGGCATGAACGTTCTGTGCGAGAAGCCCGCCGGTGTCCGCAGCAAGGATGTTCAGAAGATGATCGCCTGCGCTAAGGCTCATCCCGAGGTTTCCTTCGGCATCATGTTCAACCAGCGTACCAACAAGCTGTATCAGAAGATCAAGGAAATCGTTGCCAGCGGTGAGCTGGGCGAGATCCGCCGCTCTCAGTGGATGATCAACTCCTGGTGGCGTCCTGACAGCTACTACCAGCAGAGCGCATGGCGTGCTACCTGGGGCGGCGAAGGCGGCGGTGTCCTGGTCAACCAGGCTCCCCATCAGCTCGACCTGTGGCAGTGGATCTGCGGTATCCCCGTGAAGGTTTTCTCCAAGAACATCAACGGCTGCCATCGTAACATCGGCGTTGAGAACGACGTGACCATGCTGGTCGAGTTCGCTAACGGCGCTACCGGAACCTTTACCACCTGCACCCACGATGCCATCGGCACCGATCGTCTGGAGATCGACCTGGACGGCGGCAAGATCGTTGTTGACAACAGCAAGACCGCTCATGTCTACCACTACATCGATAAGGAAGGCAACCCCTGCACTGAGGATTACCTGAACGAGCACATGAACATGATGGAAGTTGCCATGCTGACCAGCGGCAACGGTGCAGGCTCCAAGCTGTACACCGAAGAGACCTTTGAGAACAACGATGGCTGGGGCTTCCAGCACACCACCGTTATGCAGAACTTTGCTGCTCACATCCTGACCGGCAGCCCGCTGCTGGCTCCCGGCGAGGACGGCATCAATGGTGTCAACCTGGCAAACAGCAGCCAGCTGTCTGCATGGACCGGCCGCGAAGTCTCCAACCCCTGCGATCCCGAGGAGTATGCTGCTGAGCTGAACAAGCTGATCGAGGCTGAGGGCAAGTTCCCCGTCCGCGAGTAA
- a CDS encoding Gfo/Idh/MocA family protein — translation MKRAAIIGCGTIFQVHLPIIVANPEIELCAVCDNNPAVQEKLPAAAKAVPFYTDYEELLEKEHPDVVHLCLPHYLHVPVSEYFASHGVNVFCEKPVGLNTAQAKEFVEFEAAHPEVKIGICLQNRLNRTTVELKKIIDGGEYGKVIGCRGFVPWFRGKAYYDEQPWRGQLETAGGGCMINQSVHTLDLLYYLCGDIDAIHGSVNQLADYGIEVEDTVAARLHFANGANGVFFATNCDYTNESVQIKVACEKASFLIEDDALFRIDADGVRTKLCENEKLPGAKFYFGASHGILINKFYRAIENNTDDYIHVRDAEMSIRLIDAIHASSKAGHPVAP, via the coding sequence ATGAAAAGAGCTGCGATCATTGGCTGCGGCACCATCTTTCAGGTTCATCTGCCCATCATTGTGGCAAATCCTGAGATCGAACTGTGTGCCGTGTGCGATAACAATCCCGCTGTGCAGGAAAAGCTGCCTGCTGCAGCAAAGGCCGTGCCGTTCTATACGGACTATGAGGAGCTTCTGGAAAAGGAGCATCCCGATGTGGTACATCTCTGCCTGCCGCATTACCTGCATGTGCCCGTGTCGGAGTACTTTGCTTCCCACGGTGTGAATGTCTTCTGCGAGAAGCCGGTGGGTCTGAACACCGCACAGGCCAAGGAGTTCGTGGAATTTGAGGCTGCGCACCCTGAGGTCAAGATCGGCATCTGCCTGCAGAATCGTCTGAACCGCACCACCGTTGAACTGAAAAAGATCATTGATGGCGGCGAATATGGCAAGGTCATCGGCTGCCGCGGCTTTGTACCCTGGTTCCGCGGCAAGGCTTACTATGACGAACAACCCTGGCGCGGCCAGCTGGAAACTGCTGGCGGCGGCTGCATGATTAACCAGAGTGTCCACACGCTGGATCTGCTGTATTATCTGTGCGGCGACATCGATGCCATCCATGGCTCGGTGAATCAGCTGGCAGATTACGGCATTGAGGTCGAGGACACCGTAGCTGCCCGCCTGCACTTTGCTAATGGTGCAAACGGTGTGTTCTTTGCCACCAACTGTGATTACACCAACGAGAGCGTCCAGATCAAGGTTGCCTGTGAAAAGGCTTCCTTCCTGATCGAGGATGATGCTTTGTTCCGGATCGACGCAGATGGTGTGCGCACCAAGCTGTGCGAGAATGAGAAGCTGCCCGGTGCCAAGTTCTATTTTGGTGCTTCTCATGGCATCCTGATCAACAAATTTTACCGTGCCATTGAGAACAACACAGACGATTACATCCATGTAAGAGATGCGGAAATGAGCATCCGGCTGATCGATGCCATCCATGCAAGCAGCAAGGCTGGCCATCCCGTTGCTCCGTGA
- a CDS encoding sugar phosphate isomerase/epimerase family protein, whose translation MANKGLIGVQMSTIAPAKMPHFDAYESMGKLADIGYHCVEISQVPMTAENVAGFRKAIDELGLNVSSCTASTSPMLPGMPGEFLCNPDDYKKIVEDCRKLDCDMLRIGMLPMTCMGNYQKAVDFAKEANEYALKLKEDGIDLYYHNHHVEFVRYDGEFLLDIIRANAPALGFELDSHWIHRGGQDPVKFIKKYAGSIRLVHLKDYRIGEMPIPEGGVDFTSKEGMMKFMSNFTNIVQFAEVGEGTLDMPAIIQAGLEGGGEYFLVEQDDCYGRDPFDSLKISHDNLVKMGFGDWF comes from the coding sequence ATGGCAAACAAAGGTTTGATCGGTGTTCAGATGAGCACCATTGCCCCCGCTAAGATGCCTCACTTCGACGCATACGAGAGCATGGGCAAGCTGGCTGATATCGGCTATCACTGCGTTGAGATCTCTCAGGTCCCCATGACCGCTGAGAACGTTGCAGGCTTCCGCAAGGCTATCGACGAGCTGGGCCTGAATGTCTCTTCCTGCACCGCATCCACCTCTCCCATGCTGCCCGGTATGCCCGGCGAGTTCCTGTGCAATCCCGACGACTATAAGAAGATCGTTGAGGACTGCCGTAAGCTGGACTGCGATATGCTGCGCATCGGCATGCTGCCCATGACCTGCATGGGCAACTACCAGAAGGCTGTGGATTTCGCCAAGGAAGCAAATGAGTATGCTCTGAAGCTGAAGGAAGACGGCATTGACCTGTACTACCACAACCATCACGTAGAGTTCGTTCGTTACGACGGCGAGTTCCTGCTGGACATCATCCGCGCAAATGCTCCTGCTCTGGGCTTTGAGCTGGACAGCCACTGGATCCACCGCGGCGGCCAGGACCCTGTTAAGTTCATCAAGAAGTATGCCGGCAGCATCCGTCTGGTCCACCTGAAGGATTACCGCATCGGTGAGATGCCCATCCCCGAGGGCGGCGTGGACTTCACCAGCAAGGAAGGCATGATGAAGTTCATGAGCAACTTCACCAACATTGTGCAGTTTGCTGAGGTTGGCGAAGGCACTCTGGATATGCCCGCTATCATCCAGGCTGGCCTGGAGGGCGGCGGCGAGTACTTCCTGGTGGAGCAGGATGACTGCTATGGCCGTGATCCGTTCGATAGCCTGAAGATCAGCCACGACAACCTGGTCAAGATGGGCTTCGGCGACTGGTTCTAA
- a CDS encoding PhoH family protein, whose translation MAEKSIELDSVEIAAAIFGNCDRNIRLLEKEFSVTAVCRGTMLRLSGEEANVAAAVRAVEGMLLLIENHTPLEDQTVRYCLSLAHDGKEQRVRELTEDFVTVTVKGRPIRPKTLGQKEYLNAIRKNAVTFGVGPAGTGKTYLAVAMAVKAFKAKDVSRIVLTRPAVEAGEKLGFLPGDLQQKVDPYLRPLYDGLFDMLGAETYERLVEKQIIEVAPLAYMRGRTLDDSFIILDEAQNTTPEQMKMFLTRMGVGSKVVVTGDVTQIDLPDRTRSGLVDALHILKNVDGIAQCYFTEKDVVRHRLVQEIIKAYEAAAHPAKR comes from the coding sequence ATGGCCGAAAAAAGTATTGAGTTGGATAGTGTGGAGATCGCCGCTGCCATCTTTGGCAACTGTGACCGCAACATTCGTCTATTGGAAAAGGAGTTCTCTGTCACGGCAGTCTGCCGGGGTACGATGCTTCGCCTCTCTGGCGAGGAGGCCAACGTGGCCGCTGCTGTGCGTGCCGTGGAGGGGATGCTGCTCCTGATCGAAAACCACACGCCGCTGGAGGATCAGACGGTGCGCTACTGCCTGAGCCTTGCTCACGATGGAAAGGAGCAGCGTGTCCGGGAGCTGACTGAGGATTTTGTCACGGTCACGGTCAAGGGCCGCCCCATCCGCCCCAAGACACTGGGCCAAAAGGAATATCTGAATGCTATCCGCAAGAACGCGGTGACCTTTGGCGTGGGTCCCGCCGGTACCGGCAAGACCTATCTGGCCGTTGCAATGGCGGTCAAAGCGTTCAAGGCCAAGGATGTTTCCCGCATTGTGCTGACCCGCCCCGCCGTGGAAGCAGGTGAGAAGCTGGGTTTTCTACCCGGTGATCTGCAGCAGAAGGTGGACCCTTACCTGCGCCCTCTCTACGATGGCCTGTTCGATATGCTGGGTGCTGAGACCTATGAGCGCCTGGTGGAAAAGCAGATCATTGAGGTTGCTCCGCTGGCATATATGCGCGGCCGCACGCTGGATGATTCCTTTATCATCCTGGATGAGGCGCAGAACACTACACCGGAGCAGATGAAGATGTTTCTTACCCGTATGGGTGTAGGTTCCAAGGTGGTTGTGACCGGCGATGTGACCCAGATCGATCTGCCGGACCGTACCCGCAGCGGCCTTGTGGATGCGCTGCACATTCTCAAGAACGTGGATGGCATTGCACAGTGCTATTTTACGGAGAAGGATGTTGTCCGCCATCGTCTGGTGCAGGAGATCATCAAGGCCTACGAAGCGGCTGCGCACCCGGCCAAGCGTTGA
- the ybeY gene encoding rRNA maturation RNase YbeY, whose protein sequence is MSNKVLITNSQKAVKVPSGLRILIRRACNAVLEYEHFDEPAEISVTFVDNAAIAELNNQYRNKPMPTDVLSFPLGENGVYDVDENNGCKMLGDIVISMERAQEQATLYGHPLQREVAFLTVHSMLHLLGYDHENGGLEAMRMREKEEAVLTQLGLPRTVSYTE, encoded by the coding sequence ATGTCCAATAAAGTTTTGATCACCAATTCACAGAAAGCCGTAAAAGTGCCTTCGGGCCTGCGGATCCTGATCCGCCGCGCCTGCAACGCTGTGCTGGAATATGAGCACTTCGATGAGCCTGCTGAGATCAGCGTGACTTTTGTGGATAACGCTGCCATTGCAGAGCTGAACAACCAGTATCGCAACAAGCCGATGCCCACCGATGTGTTGAGCTTTCCTCTGGGAGAAAACGGCGTTTACGACGTGGATGAGAACAACGGCTGCAAGATGCTGGGGGATATCGTCATCAGCATGGAACGTGCTCAGGAGCAGGCAACGCTCTACGGCCATCCGCTGCAGCGTGAGGTCGCCTTCCTGACCGTTCACTCCATGCTGCATCTGCTGGGCTATGACCATGAGAACGGTGGTCTGGAAGCTATGCGGATGCGCGAAAAGGAAGAGGCTGTGCTGACCCAGCTTGGCCTGCCCCGCACCGTCAGCTATACGGAATGA
- the era gene encoding GTPase Era, translating to MQQHYDTSSVFVAVIGRPNVGKSSLTNRLVGEKVAIVTSKPQTTRTRITGVVTRGPLQYVLLDTPGVHKAHNKLGKRMDKTASDSIADVDVSMMLFEPYGALNEPEMVLVDALRSSGGPAIAVINKTDLVKEPADLEARKAELKELGVFDAIYTVSVRADDHCEELFDALSQYAVEGPHYFDDDAYTDMPEKELVAEVIREKALLYMRDEIPHGIAVVVERFKERPGTDLVDIDVNIYCERESHKGMVIGKGGAMLKKIASSARADCEEFLGCRVNLQCWVKVKADWRDNEFLLNNFGFKQNPNNR from the coding sequence ATGCAGCAGCATTACGATACCTCATCTGTGTTCGTGGCGGTCATCGGCCGCCCGAACGTGGGCAAATCCAGCCTAACCAATCGTCTGGTGGGGGAGAAGGTGGCCATTGTTACCTCCAAACCCCAGACGACCCGCACCCGCATCACCGGCGTTGTGACCCGCGGCCCTCTGCAGTATGTTTTGCTGGACACCCCGGGCGTGCATAAGGCCCACAATAAGCTTGGCAAGCGGATGGACAAGACGGCCAGCGATTCCATCGCGGATGTGGATGTCTCCATGATGCTGTTTGAGCCATACGGTGCCCTGAATGAGCCGGAAATGGTTCTGGTGGACGCTCTGCGCAGCAGCGGCGGCCCTGCCATTGCAGTCATCAATAAAACCGATCTTGTCAAGGAGCCTGCTGATCTGGAAGCCCGCAAGGCTGAGCTCAAGGAGCTGGGTGTGTTTGATGCCATTTACACCGTAAGCGTCCGGGCAGACGACCACTGTGAGGAACTGTTCGATGCCCTGAGCCAGTATGCTGTGGAGGGCCCGCACTACTTTGACGATGATGCCTACACCGATATGCCGGAAAAGGAACTGGTGGCGGAGGTCATCCGTGAAAAGGCACTGCTGTATATGCGGGATGAGATCCCGCACGGCATTGCGGTCGTGGTGGAGCGTTTCAAGGAGCGCCCCGGTACAGATCTGGTGGATATCGATGTAAATATCTACTGCGAGCGCGAGAGCCATAAGGGCATGGTCATTGGCAAGGGTGGTGCGATGCTGAAAAAGATCGCCAGCTCTGCCCGTGCGGACTGCGAAGAGTTTCTGGGCTGCCGGGTCAACCTGCAGTGCTGGGTCAAGGTCAAAGCAGATTGGCGGGACAATGAGTTTCTGCTGAACAACTTTGGCTTCAAACAGAACCCGAATAATCGTTGA
- the recO gene encoding DNA repair protein RecO, translating into MDTIVTPGLVLKETRYKESDRILTILTPELGVISASAQSSLRLKNKLFSACGLFCYSEFVLLPGRNMYTIREAEVRNVFHGISSTIEGMSLAMYLAEMAAALSPTGEEAAKELRLLLNCLYMISEGKTDLHVVKAVFELRTMSECGFLPQLVCCKICEKYDGPAFYLDPQEGILLCEDCAKKAGKTCNLDTGALYALRHICLVEDKKIFAFKISVGSLAKLSAVAERYALTHLDKPLKSYDFLKSVLP; encoded by the coding sequence ATGGATACGATCGTAACACCTGGGCTTGTGTTAAAAGAGACCCGGTACAAGGAATCTGACCGGATTCTGACCATTCTTACACCGGAGCTGGGGGTCATTTCGGCCTCAGCACAGAGCAGCCTGCGGCTGAAGAACAAATTATTCAGCGCCTGCGGGCTTTTTTGCTACTCTGAATTTGTGCTGCTGCCCGGCCGGAATATGTACACCATCCGAGAAGCGGAAGTGCGCAACGTATTTCATGGCATTTCCTCCACCATCGAGGGGATGAGCCTTGCCATGTATCTTGCCGAGATGGCGGCGGCACTTTCTCCTACGGGGGAGGAAGCTGCCAAGGAACTGCGCCTGCTGCTGAACTGCCTGTATATGATCAGCGAGGGTAAAACCGACCTGCATGTGGTCAAGGCTGTGTTTGAGCTGCGCACCATGAGCGAGTGCGGCTTTCTGCCGCAGCTGGTCTGCTGCAAGATCTGTGAAAAATACGATGGCCCCGCGTTTTATCTTGACCCGCAGGAGGGCATTCTGCTCTGTGAGGACTGTGCGAAAAAGGCGGGCAAGACCTGCAATCTGGACACGGGTGCCTTGTATGCCTTGCGTCATATCTGCCTTGTAGAAGATAAGAAAATATTTGCATTCAAAATCTCGGTCGGCAGTCTGGCAAAGCTGTCTGCGGTGGCAGAGCGCTACGCTTTGACCCACCTGGACAAACCGCTGAAAAGTTACGACTTTTTGAAATCCGTTCTGCCTTGA
- a CDS encoding endonuclease MutS2: METSYLKTLELDKIIARASEGCVCKEAREQLLALEPQCDPDEVRYALEQTDAINSLLIKNGSPRFGGVEGVSSLVARAVKGGVLSMGELLMVAGALRNFQNLTSWYGSSEHDALPTDDLFYALAPQPGLEQQISSAILAPDAMADTASHTLNELRKKIRATENSIRDRLESMVRNMDTSKYLQESVVSIRNGRYVVPVKSEYRGEVSGIIHDVSSTGATVFVEPQAVVEANARILQYRAQEAQEIERILVAFTAQVAAIEPQFQYSYKAMLEIDVLLAKARLALDMKAFKPSVRTDSSFSLIRARHPLIDPKKCVPVDIALGKEYDSLIITGPNTGGKTVTLKTAGLLCAMAQCGFLIPADERSEICVFDEFLVDIGDEQSIEQSLSTFSGHMKKITGILELAMPHTLVLLDELGAGTDPAEGAALAVAIIEELRRRGVLLMATTHYAELKVFALETKGVVNASCEFDLETLRPTYKLSVGVPGKSNAFLISEKLGIPERVIEAAQQHLSAEDKRLDAVLGQLDDLKLQLKESQDEVEELKNEASHQLEAAQKKRDELIQQGENELEAARAKARALAQQVESKAYALTDELRQLQKDERLSTQQKAQRAREIAKKESEKLFIGTEVVHNPVKEFVPLKEVKVGQEVCIAELNQLATVLALPDKNGDVLVRAGIIKTKIPLKGLKQPDKLIKEPQPKTKAQQRYSRLTGDANRLNGRVERVQRSAKMELNLLGLTVDEALPEVDAYIDRAILNGQTVVYLIHGNGTGALRTAIHKHLRGNRMVKSFRLGRYGEGESGVTVVELK; this comes from the coding sequence ATGGAAACAAGCTATTTGAAAACTTTAGAGCTTGATAAGATCATTGCGCGTGCATCCGAGGGCTGCGTGTGCAAGGAAGCTAGAGAGCAGCTGCTGGCTCTGGAGCCTCAGTGCGACCCTGATGAGGTGCGTTACGCGCTGGAACAGACCGATGCCATCAACAGTCTGCTCATCAAAAACGGGTCTCCGCGCTTTGGCGGGGTAGAGGGTGTCAGCTCTCTGGTAGCCCGTGCGGTCAAGGGCGGTGTGCTCTCCATGGGGGAACTGCTGATGGTGGCCGGCGCTCTGCGCAACTTTCAGAACCTGACCAGCTGGTATGGCTCCTCGGAACATGATGCCCTGCCTACAGATGATCTGTTCTACGCGCTGGCACCTCAGCCCGGGCTGGAGCAGCAGATCTCCAGCGCCATTCTGGCTCCGGATGCCATGGCAGACACGGCTTCCCACACCCTGAACGAGCTGCGCAAAAAGATCCGCGCTACGGAGAACAGCATCCGCGACCGGCTGGAAAGCATGGTTCGCAATATGGATACCTCCAAGTATTTGCAGGAGAGTGTGGTCTCCATTCGCAATGGACGGTATGTTGTGCCCGTTAAGAGCGAGTATCGCGGCGAGGTGAGCGGCATCATCCATGATGTCTCGTCCACCGGTGCTACTGTCTTTGTGGAGCCGCAGGCGGTCGTGGAAGCAAATGCACGCATTCTGCAGTATCGTGCACAAGAAGCGCAGGAGATCGAACGCATTCTGGTGGCATTTACGGCACAGGTAGCTGCCATTGAGCCTCAGTTCCAGTACAGCTACAAGGCAATGCTGGAAATTGATGTGCTGTTGGCAAAGGCTCGTCTGGCTCTGGATATGAAGGCATTCAAGCCCTCTGTCCGCACCGACAGCTCCTTTTCGCTCATCCGGGCGCGTCATCCGCTCATTGACCCCAAAAAGTGTGTACCTGTGGACATTGCGTTGGGTAAAGAGTACGATTCGCTCATCATCACCGGCCCGAACACCGGCGGTAAAACCGTCACCCTGAAAACGGCGGGTCTGCTGTGTGCAATGGCACAGTGCGGCTTCCTGATTCCTGCCGATGAACGCAGTGAGATCTGCGTGTTCGATGAATTTCTTGTGGACATCGGTGATGAGCAGAGCATCGAACAGAGCCTTTCTACTTTCTCCGGCCACATGAAGAAGATCACCGGTATTCTGGAACTTGCCATGCCGCACACGCTGGTCTTATTGGATGAGCTTGGCGCGGGTACTGACCCTGCCGAAGGTGCAGCGCTGGCCGTGGCCATCATCGAGGAACTACGCCGCCGCGGTGTGCTGCTGATGGCAACCACTCACTACGCCGAACTGAAGGTGTTTGCGCTGGAAACCAAGGGTGTAGTCAATGCCAGCTGTGAGTTTGATCTGGAGACACTGCGCCCGACTTACAAGCTGAGCGTAGGTGTGCCCGGCAAGTCCAACGCCTTCCTCATCAGTGAGAAGCTGGGCATCCCGGAGCGTGTCATTGAGGCAGCCCAACAGCATCTGTCTGCCGAGGATAAGCGCCTGGATGCAGTTTTGGGCCAGCTGGACGACCTGAAGCTACAGCTGAAAGAGAGCCAGGACGAGGTTGAGGAGCTGAAGAATGAGGCTTCTCACCAGCTGGAGGCCGCTCAAAAAAAGCGGGATGAATTGATCCAGCAGGGCGAAAACGAGTTGGAAGCTGCCCGTGCCAAGGCCCGTGCGCTGGCACAGCAGGTGGAAAGCAAGGCGTATGCACTGACCGATGAGCTGCGCCAGCTGCAGAAGGACGAGCGCCTGAGCACCCAGCAGAAAGCCCAACGTGCCCGCGAGATTGCAAAGAAAGAGTCTGAAAAGCTCTTTATCGGTACCGAGGTGGTGCATAACCCTGTCAAGGAGTTTGTCCCACTGAAAGAAGTCAAGGTAGGGCAGGAGGTCTGCATTGCAGAGCTCAACCAGCTGGCCACCGTGCTGGCACTGCCGGATAAAAACGGCGATGTTCTGGTGCGTGCCGGCATCATCAAGACCAAGATCCCGCTCAAGGGCCTGAAGCAGCCGGATAAGCTCATCAAAGAGCCTCAGCCCAAAACCAAGGCACAGCAGCGCTATTCCCGCCTGACGGGCGATGCAAACCGGCTCAACGGCAGAGTAGAGCGTGTGCAGCGTTCGGCCAAAATGGAGCTGAATCTGCTGGGCCTGACTGTGGATGAAGCTCTGCCTGAGGTGGATGCTTATATCGATCGCGCCATTCTGAACGGTCAGACAGTGGTGTATCTGATCCATGGCAACGGTACCGGTGCTCTGCGCACCGCGATTCATAAACATCTGCGCGGCAACCGGATGGTCAAAAGCTTCCGGCTGGGACGTTACGGTGAGGGCGAGAGCGGTGTGACCGTGGTTGAATTGAAGTAA
- a CDS encoding N-acetylmuramoyl-L-alanine amidase family protein — MAKHSVQRKRKKRGNSFSFGRAVVLVLCFIGVSFGLYLWQAAFSIGQPTPTVDDDDFRPTIGEPPYRIVIDAGHGGSDPGARGVVQESEMTAATAEALSAWLERDPNYIPLTTRESYDSTAKPAERAAAANAQDPDLLLSVHGNSAPEGSSAAGFECYPAVPGRAYHQESYYFAKQLAGAMQAAGASLRGRGGIRYIYYQGEVKQLVESSHKEVRVERSFTILEDVNCPAVLAEQCFVTSDTDVAQFGSKDGCKRTARAYYEAICAYFETTPLSEE; from the coding sequence ATGGCAAAACATTCGGTACAGCGCAAAAGAAAGAAAAGGGGCAATAGTTTTTCCTTTGGCAGAGCAGTGGTTCTGGTTCTCTGTTTTATTGGTGTCAGTTTTGGGCTGTATCTGTGGCAGGCGGCTTTCTCCATTGGACAGCCAACACCGACCGTAGACGATGATGATTTTCGTCCGACCATTGGTGAGCCGCCGTACCGTATTGTGATCGATGCAGGACATGGCGGCTCAGATCCAGGGGCAAGGGGAGTGGTGCAGGAAAGCGAGATGACCGCTGCCACAGCGGAGGCTTTGAGCGCCTGGCTGGAGCGTGACCCCAATTATATCCCACTGACCACCCGGGAAAGTTACGACAGCACCGCAAAACCTGCTGAACGCGCCGCTGCCGCCAATGCACAGGATCCGGATCTGTTGTTGTCTGTCCACGGCAATTCGGCACCCGAAGGCTCCAGCGCAGCCGGGTTTGAATGTTATCCGGCTGTTCCGGGACGAGCATACCATCAGGAGAGCTATTATTTTGCAAAGCAGCTTGCCGGGGCTATGCAGGCGGCAGGGGCCAGCCTGCGGGGACGCGGGGGAATCCGATATATCTATTACCAAGGGGAAGTAAAACAGTTGGTGGAGAGCAGCCACAAGGAAGTGCGGGTAGAGCGCAGCTTTACGATTCTGGAAGATGTAAATTGTCCAGCAGTGCTGGCAGAGCAGTGTTTTGTGACCAGCGATACCGATGTAGCCCAGTTCGGCAGTAAGGACGGATGTAAGCGGACTGCGCGTGCATACTATGAAGCAATCTGCGCATACTTTGAAACCACACCATTGTCGGAAGAGTGA